Genomic window (Rhododendron vialii isolate Sample 1 chromosome 4a, ASM3025357v1):
ATTACTGAGCGGAATGATCACTCGTCAACGAGTGGTTGGGTGTTTACACTTGGTGGAGGGTCAATCTCCTGGGGATCTAAGAAGCAAACGTTGATAACAGACTCGACAATGGCAGCCGAGTTTGTAGCATTAACTTCTGGTAGTAAGGAGGCAGAATGGCTGAGAAATCTGTTGTTGGAAATTCCAGTGTGGCCTAAGCCTATGCCACTTGTATCGCTGCATTGTGATAGTCAAGCTACGTTGTCGCAAGCGTATAACCAAGTGTATAATGGAAAGTCCAGGCATATTGGACTAAGGCATAGCTATGTAAGACAATTGATTGTTGATGGGGTgataaccattgattttgttaagtcaAGTCAAAACTAGGCGGATCCTTTTACGAAAGGCCTTGCAAGGGATTTGGTGTTGAAAACATCAAGGGGAATGGGACTTTTGCCCAATTAGTTTAATCATTCCTGGTGGAAACTCAACTCAACCGGTTGATACTCTCAATCtcttgagttcaatgagaaaCTACACCATATGTCGTGATTGAAAACACTTTAAAGCTATTTTACACATTCCAAGGTAAAGTGTTTTGTACCTATAATGTGAATACAAAGGAGGTTGAACTACTTAGTtcttaatagattgttttgtgctaatgtTATAGGAGCACGGATAGCGATCTACCTATGTGAATGTGGAGGTGGTGCCGCTTCCTATTGGTCACAGGGGCTAGACCTTAGAGCGTTCATGAAATCAAGATAAAAGACCCAAGGCCAGTTCACGGGTCAACCGATTGGGATATCTGCATTATTTAGAGGATTATGTGTGAGACACGTCCGGTTGGTCGACAGAGGACAACTAGTTCAAAGACACGTCTACTATGCTGCCCTGACCAGCTTTGATATGTTTCACTAAGTGAATAGTTGAAGTCGCAAGACACTATTTATGTATGCATAAACCTTGTAATAAGAACCGAGAATATTTCATCTGTATttcgaaaatggtgggggattgttagagattttcaaaataaaagagtcgtcggttttggttttgtaaatttcctttgttttcttagaatgcttgttttcctctttgtgagctttgtcccacattggttagttgagagatgttggagtgatatatattaggaaacatttCTAAtgtaagtaactaatgatctagtgtggtgcagccttttggtgcttcgcaccataccggcagagccggtacacactcacacacgcacacgcgCGGCGTGGGCTGTGTGGcgtgggctgtggtgcattgtggcgctttagcggcgcactttgGTCCGTGGAGTTGTGATCACAGCCGTCGGCCGCGAATAggctcgatccaacggattggatcaaatccgattgggtgtgagtgaaacagcacaCCAGTTCCGTGTGACGGGGTGTGACTGATCGAACTGGACCGtaggatctgatccaacggtcagactagatcgggtgcatacccattctcaatgggtgcgtagtggcctataaatagaccactacttagcagaatccagtgcatatatacatacaaaaaatCCGAAattccacatctctctctatacttcttagcattcattctgcattctgttttgctgcagaacgcagtggttctcggttctcATTTCCGTTCAGCAGGTATTCTGTCtgtttcgttagtgcaaacgcaaacggaaagaacttcgagttcgggcttcgatttatcttgaaggcaggtttgctgtaaccctttgcataccggtattggtgggggcaaatactgtctttaggaaagcgacatagtcaTGACTCGAAGGgtatttcagcatttgtggaggtttcgccaacagttcagaatttgcagcagccaatttttccaacaaactaTGCCATATAGCCTTTCCTTGTCAGCTACACAAGGCATGATTTGTTGAGTTCCTAATGTTCCAAAACCGATGGATTGTTTAATAACAAGAGGTGATTTTGATTCCATCGAGATCTTAGTTATATGATTCGTTTGCTGGTGAATACAGATGCAGCCTTATTCTTTAATGTTCTTTGCTGGACATGATTAATATACTTCTGGGTATTAGTCCTAGTTGGAGGAAATGACCTGATTACTCGCATATACATACATGCACCATTTATCTTCTTTGACGTTCAAAATTGGCTGAAGTTCCTTGAATTACTTCAACAAACTCATGAAAATCGGACTCAGAATCATCCTCACGAATGTTTCGGCTCCGAGAAGTATGGAAAAGTTGTTTTCTTCTTAGCGTATGTGTTTGATCTGTATTCTCTTTGGTACAGGATACGGGAGAGGCAGTAGCACTGGGATGACTACAGGGTCACAATATCAGGTGAGGGACTTAGAAAAAAGCCATTAAGAGTACATCTTTCAGGTCCATTGTTCCAAATTACAGTACTTTTGATTGACTATTTGGGAAGGACTCAATCCATGGTGGTTCTAACCAGACACTTGACTGCTTGTTCATATAATAGGGTCATGGCAGTCCACACAACCACTTTGTGGAAGAGGAAGATCCACTTGCAACATCTGCGATATCACTTGGGGACTGCATCTTGCTCATAGTCGCACTGTGTTTCCACTCCGTCTTTGAGGGCATTGCCATTGGAGTAGCAGAAACAGAGGCCAACGCTTGGAAAGCTCTGTGGACCATCTGCCTCCACAAGATATTCGCAGCCATCGCTATGGGTATTGCTCTCCTTCGTATGATTCCCGATCGTCCCCTTTTATCCTGTGCCGCCTATGCTTTTGCATTCGCCATTTCAAGTCCGATTGGAGTTGCCATTGGAATTGTAATTGACGCCACTACTCAAGGCGCCGTGGCAGATTGGATTTACGCCATTTCTATGGCTCTGGCTTGTGGGGTTTTTTTCTATGTTTCCATAAATCATTTGCTAGCCAAGGGTTACTTGCCGCAGAAGTTGGTTTTGGTTGATATGCCTTTTTACAAGTTTTTGGCCGTGTTGTTGGGGATTGGCGTGATCGCGGTTGTGATGATTTGGGACACTTAAAAGAGCTCATGCCAGTGTGTgaagaaaacagaacaaagccAAGGCGATTGGTACTCTTTACATGTACAGAATGGATAATCAACTTCTCAGATTCCTCCCTTAatggattatgaattttttcTCATTGCAGAATTATATTAGACTGTACATTAGGTTTTTTTGTACAAACTATATTCAGAAATATATTGGCTTACTTTGTGTTCCACTGTTCCTGTTCTCGATTACTGGATTAATTCAGGTAGCAGCTCCTGACTGTTTTCAACTGATCCATTTGTTTTTgatgattgaaatttgaaaccgTATTGGGTTTTTTCGGTCTTGTCGATACCATCAATCACGTCAAAAGTCAACTTGATCCGAGATCAATCAACATAAGTGGATTTACTTGAGTAAATGGATTTGCTTGAGAATCAGATCATTCCTGCATGCAATCGCAAGGTAAAAGAAAGCAAAACTTGAGGACTGGTAGTAGGTGTTAAATTCTCGAAACTAGATTTTGAATAACTTCTGCATTATACATTAGCAAGATCTTAAGAATCAGTCAAGTCAACCTTGTTTTTTATCAGATCCCAAAGAAAGTCTCAGCCGCTGCTCTAAAAGTTCGCACGGAAAAATTTCTCTGAACAGAAAGATAGAATAACAGGCCCTGCAAGATCTCCAACAGTACAGCCTGCAAAATGCACAAaactacaaattaacaaatcaTTATAGAAAATTCAACGTGTTATTTAGCCCCTTTGCGTGCATCAAACTTGTTCTTCACAAGGGTTGTATTTCGATCGTGGATTTGTGGAGAAATTTACAAAAGCAAAAATGTTTTCCAACACAGGGATAtcaaagaaattaacaaaattagCTAATTTGGTTATTTTCATTCCTCATCTTTTACTCTATGACATCCattttggtccataaatgtatGATACAAGGCAAAGGGTAATGGGCTTACCAATCCACTGACCAGCAGAGGGGTGAAACAGGGTTGCACCGATCCCTGCTCCAATAGAAGCAAAAACAAGTGATGCAACACCCTTGAGAGTATTACCATAAACCTTCTTTACAAGAAGTTGAAGTTGAAGTTGCTCAGCTCTTTCAACTCTATCGTTATCTTCTTTAAACACATGAGAAAAGAATTGGTACACATCTATGCCGGATTGAACAAGCCACCATGCTGCTATTACAAAAAAATGTCCTGCTTAGCTAGTAATAACAGATTATTAAACAGCACGGTTGAAGCTAATTgcatatcaaaaaaaagaaaaaagaaaagatagaaGCTAattggagaaaagaaaagtgagGACATAAGTTTTGACCTCTGAAAGTTGTTCTGCTAACATGGAAAAAGTAGACTGAACTTGGCATCCCCCTTCCAGCCTTGCGCACCGCTGATTTGCGAACATCTGCAAAACATCGCGGTGACAATTAGTTACACGAAAAACCAAGTGTAAGCAGTGCATGCAACGTAGCCCAGTCATGTAAAACAAGTACCTTTAAGTAATTTCCTCAAGTACACGCTCGTCACTGCCCTGACAGGCGGTGTTGCCACTGCTGGTTACGCCTCTTACGGTTAGTTAGTTGCTTTTTTCTACACAAGATTGTCGTAGCGTTTAACCTATACCTTGATGCTTTGCTTTCATACGCAAGATTTTGATAGCAGTTAACCTAAATCTTTATAGTTTTTTGTCTCCTTTTGTGCTTGAATGGCTTGGAATTATGTGTTCTATTTGTTTCATATGTGTCTAATTAGAGATATACTACATGTTTATGACTATGTTGCTTTTCTACTCAAGATTGTGATAGAATTTGACCTAAAACTTGATGTTTTTTTCGTCTCCTTTTGTACTTGAATGGTTTGGAGTTATATATTCTATTTGTTTCGCATGCGTCTAATTAGAGATATACATCGTTATGAATGTGTACTATGAATATATGTTTCAGTAATTCACGAATGTGTATGTATTTCTGTGTGGATTGAATTATTGTgaattgaatcaaaattacTGGAGGGGAAAATGAATCCTGAGATTAAAAAGGCCTACCATATATTATAAAGCTCCTTCATATGTAGAGCCTGGGAAAGGGTTGATGTACCTAGCCTTACAAGTTGAAAGGCTGTTTCGAGAATCGAACCCGTGACCTTCAAGCCTCAGTGGGGCAGCTTTAACGTAGCGCCAGGTCCGCCCTTAAGGCCACAACAGAAATGAATCCGGATATTGACGGAAAACAAATCGGTTCACTACCTTTGTCCCTTATTTGGTGTCTCTCCTGGCTTATAGCTTTAAAACAATGTTTTGCGCGTTCAAGTCTTGCAACCTAGGATACATTcatcaattgattttttttaagtcTTGGGAGTTGTGAATTAAATAAGAGCAAGCCTTTACCTGAATGTCTGAGATTTTACTTGcaaattttggtattttagtaCAGTTTCTAAACAGTTGGGCAAACGCAAAGTCAGTGTGAGTCGAATAAAGAGGGCCAAGCAATGCTGATTTCGGCTCGCACTTGAAACATtgatttgttcattttttggtattttaataCAGTTTCTAGACATTTGAGTAAACTTCTTTTCGGTACAGACTGATCCAAAGTCAGTGGAGTCAAATAAAGAGGGGCAACCGATGCTGATTTTTGGCTTGCACTTGACACATtgatttgatcattttttgCAGCATATACATTGGACGAAGTAGATGAGAAGACAAAGGCTTTGCGTGCACCCGCGAAAAATACACTAGGGGATGATGCATCTGGATCTGATGTGAGTCTGAtgtagtattttttgttttggattgttCAGGTGTTATTATGTTTGTCTTTGTTGTTAAGGTAGCCTTGCTCTTTAAAAGTTGGAAGAGAGGAAGTGCTTCAACTTCCAACCATGtgtggtttttttctttttattcttctaATAGTCGACATTCTTTGTCCATTGTTCCTGAAGCAATTAATATTAGGTGGAGTCGAGTTTCAAACGTTTTTTCCTTAATATCAGCTCCTATATGACTAAATCAGGGCGAGCACATAGTCCACTATATTATATGTTAGTTGCTAGGAGAAAGTGCCAACatgttaatttctttttcctttccccGCCATCTTTCCAATGCAGTTCTGGAAATAGATTCTGTCAGATGAAGCTAGAATTTGAATCTCAGGAACCTGGTTTGCGCAGTTGTTTGTTAGCAATATACTTATAAAGGGATGGTGACATTACAGTTATTATGGGGGTAGTTCAGAATGTACTTTAAATGAACAACTGTACCTGATGTGGTATGGTTCATGGGTGCTTGAATATATTTTACAGTCAGGTGTTGGAGGAGTACTTCCTCCTCTACTCCTGTTATTTTGTATGGTTTGAGAGACCTAACTGGAAGCTTTGCAAGATGAAGAGGGAAAAATGTCCCTAGCTGTCTTTATTGCTCATTTCTCTTGGTCTGGGCTTATTTGCTCTTTTTTCATCTAGTTCATCTGTTATACAAAATTCTGCTGCCCCACCACTCTCGTTCTTATTTTCACCATAAAGATTTGATTACTTCTCTTTGTTATCATCAACTGTGTTGGACCCCTTTGCACTTTCAGTGGTTGCTTTTGCTTTTAGCTACTTCAATATTTTGGAAAGTAAAGTCATCACAGCATAACGCAATCTCATTGATCTGTTTTGTTCAGAAATTTCAAGCTTTGCTTTACCCTGCTGCAATGACAGGTCAGTTCTTTAAATTCTGATATATTCAATTCTATAGATTTTGCTCCTCTGAGATTGCATTTGTCCTTTTactgatttttgtttttccaatccAATTATATTGGAGTTCAACCTTCCAGTACTACTTTGTTAAATTTAGGGGTTAAATACTTGGCGTTGTTTTTGGTCTTGTGTTGTACAGATGGAAGAAGAATTTTAACTTCTATCTAGGACAATTGCAATACTTTGAAGGTGGTTTTGGTTCTGTACTTTAGTGTATATTAACACATCTATTATTGACAATGTCGCACCCTCTGCACTTTTAGTGAGTCCCTGCTATatatgagagggagagaggggatTCTTCACAAACATTCGTATTCTTTTTGTGCTGGTGAACTGAAAAAGTGTGCCAACATCCTGCATCTCCTGTGTATTCTTCACATAACCCAGGGCACAGGAGAAGGGAATCTTTTCTGAAAATGCTAGGGGAAGAACTTGTAGGTGAGCATTTTCTGGTGCATGCCAGATTATCATATAGACATATTGCTATGTTTTTCAGTTGATGTAGTTCATACGGTTGGAAGTCACTGATAATGTTGCGGTGGTTGTTGAACACTTCAATTTTTATTTGGCCCAACTTGCATAACTGGAGCATAATCATTGTCATTGCTATCTTACCGTGACTTGTTACTTTGTTTTTATTCTTCATCATTATGAAATACGCTT
Coding sequences:
- the LOC131322352 gene encoding uncharacterized protein LOC131322352, producing MPSSVYFFHVSRTTFRGHFFVIAAWWLVQSGIDVYQFFSHVFKEDNDRVERAEQLQLQLLVKKVYGNTLKGVASLVFASIGAGIGATLFHPSAGQWIGCTVGDLAGPVILSFCSEKFFRANF
- the LOC131322349 gene encoding zinc transporter 11-like encodes the protein MSKLLSLLPLLSLLLLSAAAHGDHSDADSDSDSPPPNLRTKPLVLVKIWCLILVFIGTFVGGISPYFMRWNEGFLVLGTQFAGGVFLGTAMMHFLSDSNETFGDLTSKPYPFAFMLACAGYLITMFVDCVISHVFGKNGNGGGELHGGGDVEIQGYGRGSSTGMTTGSQYQGHGSPHNHFVEEEDPLATSAISLGDCILLIVALCFHSVFEGIAIGVAETEANAWKALWTICLHKIFAAIAMGIALLRMIPDRPLLSCAAYAFAFAISSPIGVAIGIVIDATTQGAVADWIYAISMALACGVFFYVSINHLLAKGYLPQKLVLVDMPFYKFLAVLLGIGVIAVVMIWDT